A genomic stretch from Marinimicrobium sp. C6131 includes:
- a CDS encoding LysM peptidoglycan-binding domain-containing protein: MKKLMLGLLLVPLFAMLSWADEAAFRSDHPDEYIVQKGDTLWDISNRFLQTPWLWPEIWHVNQQIENPHLIYPGDVITLVYIDGEPRLTVDRPVKLAPGETRLSPSVRVLPRDEAISTIPLDRINSFLSRSRIVSEEELEAAPYMVAGPEKRIIVGEGDYAYARGDFETDMTNYGVYRKEEHFRDPITGEYLGTHAQNIGTVRVGNADEDITRVQVLTSREEIRMGDRLLPSEERTIESNFYPSAPDNEINALILAVEGGVSQVGKLDVVMVNKGDREGLLVGNVLAVHKRGEVTRDPVTGERITLPDERAGLVMIFRTFEKMSLALVLEAERPLAVNDKLLNP; encoded by the coding sequence ATGAAAAAGTTGATGCTGGGGCTCCTGCTGGTCCCGCTGTTCGCCATGTTGAGCTGGGCGGATGAGGCCGCGTTCCGGAGTGACCATCCGGACGAGTACATTGTCCAGAAAGGCGATACGCTCTGGGATATTTCCAACCGATTCCTCCAGACCCCCTGGTTGTGGCCGGAAATCTGGCATGTCAACCAGCAAATTGAGAACCCCCACCTGATTTACCCCGGGGATGTCATTACTCTGGTTTATATCGATGGTGAGCCCCGGCTGACCGTGGACCGTCCGGTGAAGCTGGCTCCGGGCGAGACCAGGCTCAGTCCGAGTGTCCGGGTGTTGCCCCGCGACGAGGCCATCAGCACCATCCCGCTCGACCGGATCAACAGCTTCCTCTCGCGCAGCCGGATTGTCTCGGAAGAGGAGCTTGAAGCGGCGCCCTACATGGTGGCCGGCCCCGAGAAGCGGATCATTGTGGGCGAGGGCGATTACGCCTATGCGCGCGGTGACTTCGAAACGGACATGACCAATTATGGGGTGTACCGCAAAGAGGAGCACTTCCGCGACCCGATCACCGGTGAATACCTGGGCACCCACGCCCAGAATATCGGCACGGTTCGCGTTGGGAATGCCGACGAGGACATTACCCGTGTCCAGGTGCTGACCTCCCGGGAAGAAATCCGTATGGGAGATCGGCTGTTGCCCAGTGAGGAGCGCACGATCGAATCCAACTTTTACCCCAGCGCGCCGGATAATGAAATCAACGCACTGATCCTTGCCGTAGAAGGCGGAGTGAGCCAGGTCGGCAAGCTGGATGTGGTGATGGTCAACAAGGGCGACCGCGAAGGGCTGTTGGTGGGAAATGTTCTGGCGGTACACAAACGCGGTGAGGTCACCCGCGACCCGGTGACCGGAGAGCGGATTACTCTGCCGGATGAGCGCGCTGGCCTGGTGATGATTTTCCGCACCTTTGAGAAAATGAGTCTGGCTCTGGTATTGGAAGCCGAGCGCCCACTGGCCGTAAACGACAAACTGCTCAACCCCTGA
- the dprA gene encoding DNA-processing protein DprA, with protein MEEHHFSHLLLQRLPGAGAAKRARLLEHFGSAGAVIEASRDALKGWLDPEACAALGDYQRNPKGCALAQSARKDLDWLAEHPEVQVLSLEDEDYPPLLREIRRAPPLLFVRGSVTALSMPQIAMVGSRNPSTGGRDNARQFAAFLAGRGFAITSGLAMGVDGFAHAGALDVEGVTIGVIGTGIDRVYPARHRQLAEDIVANGGAVVSEFPLRASPQPSNFPQRNRIISGLSGGTLVVEAALKSGSLITARYALQQNREVFAIPGSIHNPLARGCHRLIREGATLVETARDIVEQLGGYLGYQSDLFSASSEASLELTDKEQRVLEALGHDPRDLDSLADDSDIEVGELSALLIGLQLKGAITETAAGFERTALANLCD; from the coding sequence ATGGAAGAACATCATTTTTCCCACCTGCTATTGCAACGACTACCCGGCGCTGGTGCCGCCAAGCGCGCTCGCCTGCTGGAACACTTTGGCTCTGCCGGAGCGGTGATTGAAGCCTCCCGCGACGCGCTCAAAGGCTGGCTGGACCCGGAAGCCTGTGCGGCGCTGGGCGATTACCAGCGAAATCCCAAAGGCTGTGCCCTGGCCCAAAGTGCGCGAAAGGATCTGGACTGGTTGGCGGAGCATCCCGAAGTCCAGGTGCTCAGTCTGGAAGATGAGGATTATCCACCGCTGCTACGGGAAATCCGCCGGGCACCCCCGCTGCTTTTTGTCCGCGGCTCCGTAACCGCCCTGAGCATGCCGCAGATCGCCATGGTCGGAAGCCGGAATCCGTCTACCGGGGGGCGCGATAACGCCCGCCAGTTCGCCGCCTTTCTGGCGGGGCGGGGCTTTGCCATTACCAGTGGGCTGGCCATGGGGGTTGATGGCTTCGCCCACGCCGGCGCACTGGATGTGGAGGGCGTTACCATCGGTGTGATCGGCACTGGAATTGATCGCGTCTACCCGGCCCGGCACCGTCAATTGGCGGAAGATATTGTCGCCAACGGCGGCGCCGTCGTGTCGGAATTCCCGTTGCGGGCCAGTCCCCAGCCTTCGAACTTTCCCCAGCGCAACCGGATCATCAGTGGTCTGAGCGGTGGTACCCTGGTGGTGGAGGCGGCCCTGAAGAGCGGCTCCCTGATCACCGCCCGCTACGCCCTGCAACAGAACCGGGAAGTCTTCGCCATCCCCGGGTCCATCCACAACCCCCTGGCCCGGGGTTGTCACCGCCTGATTCGCGAGGGCGCGACCCTGGTGGAAACCGCGCGGGATATTGTCGAGCAGCTTGGCGGTTACCTGGGGTATCAGAGCGACCTGTTCAGCGCCTCTTCGGAAGCGTCTCTGGAACTGACAGACAAAGAACAGCGGGTACTCGAAGCGCTGGGACACGATCCGAGAGATCTTGATTCACTGGCGGACGACAGTGACATCGAAGTGGGGGAGTTGTCGGCACTGCTGATTGGTTTGCAACTGAAGGGCGCGATCACCGAAACCGCGGCGGGTTTTGAGCGAACAGCCTTGGCGAATCTGTGCGATTAG
- a CDS encoding L-threonylcarbamoyladenylate synthase translates to MSTTFPWSTNPRIQRAAKRMRAGGVVAYPTEAVWGLGCDPNNAEAVARLLALKSRPWEKGLILVAARIEQFAPLVERLDKGLQKQLRETWPGPVTWLVPTAGLVPEWISGRFESVALRVTDHPVAAGLSLAFGGPIVSTSANPAGKPSARSALEVRRYFKDRLDDITPGRVGNRTQPSQIRDLITGNILR, encoded by the coding sequence ATGAGCACCACTTTTCCCTGGAGCACCAACCCCCGCATTCAGCGTGCGGCCAAGCGCATGCGTGCCGGAGGCGTGGTCGCCTATCCCACCGAGGCGGTCTGGGGCTTGGGTTGCGATCCCAACAACGCTGAGGCTGTGGCGCGCTTGTTGGCGCTGAAGAGCCGCCCCTGGGAAAAGGGTTTGATTCTGGTTGCGGCCCGCATCGAACAGTTCGCGCCTCTGGTGGAGCGGCTGGATAAGGGGTTGCAAAAACAGTTGCGGGAGACCTGGCCGGGGCCGGTGACCTGGTTGGTGCCCACCGCCGGCCTGGTGCCGGAGTGGATCAGCGGACGCTTCGAGTCGGTGGCGCTGCGGGTCACCGACCATCCGGTGGCCGCGGGCCTGAGCCTCGCCTTCGGCGGCCCGATCGTGTCCACCTCCGCCAACCCGGCCGGCAAACCTTCCGCCCGCTCCGCACTGGAGGTCCGCCGTTATTTCAAAGACCGGCTGGATGACATTACCCCCGGTCGGGTTGGCAACCGAACTCAACCCTCTCAAATCCGCGACTTGATCACCGGGAATATTCTTCGCTGA
- a CDS encoding family 16 glycoside hydrolase: MKRPYTLQRTALLATALGSLLLTQACQKTEPEPEFQAASPATLEGDMIAFRSTLDNRARMLTVRQPDDIKLAYDVETGNLHQAWRGTVHFTGAVFDTRHGPQPVSEGDLYLTQDARWQTEGASVQYGGHRYSGEQLALRYDVEGDGWSATVWEKPSARLEEQNLIITREFAVNGLPKGLGLTLTDLAEAADQTLVGSGEWQGSQTLRLKNGVTRVQRTFTDPTRVERPDEAGEGDHPGQTLVEGSDCAACHNPEIKTVGPSYQSIAERYDNTPENRTMLAEKIILGGAGNWGDVPMSPHPDLSQEDAEQMVDYIFSLQEETEGETRWNLDQPATDTLELVAETPADATGNGALVYRHRFSGDQPNIESLRGTAPSEVARISRIHFPDKASFKPLDLRFALQVKTHLKVDEALETELRLISDDGAVVYLNDELLIDSWGFHGPEPEDASVTLEPGLHALEVIHFQSHGGATLSMQWRNPETGEFEIIPAEMLQIQAADRRDVVPVITDPERVKTIPGDQTKVAGVHPAFDRFQARPDEFEPMVGGIDFLPDGRMVITTWDPEGSVYIVSDYDKGPEQASVKRIARGLAEPLGVKVVDGDIYVLQKQELTRLEDVNGDEVIDVYHSVSADWSVTDNFHEFAFGLEYEDGHFYGTLATAILSGGASADPQAPDRGKAIKIRKTDGQVEFVAHGLRTPNGIGFGVDGELFIADNQGDWLPSSKIVELTPGAWYGSRSVDFEGTADLTETKPVVWLPQDEIGNSPSEPAPLNVGPYQNQMIHGEVTHGGIKRVYAERVNGRLQGAVFRFIQGLEAGVNRLDWAPDGSLIVGGVGNPGNWADGEKQWYGLERLVYNGETAFEMLSVSARSDGFVIEFTEPVKAGQNISPEDFEILQWYYEPTAEYGGPKKNVTELPVEGFALSEDRKRVSFKLGGLKPDHVVYFRIARPFVSETDNSLWTTEAWYTLNAIPEDQPVALEGRQPQHNQLTETEQAEGWELLFDGKTLNGLRNYNAETLGERWVVDDGALHMQANDGRPGGDVVITDEPLASFELYLEWKLARNGNSGIIYSVDESPELEAPYMSGPEYQLLDNIGHPDSEIYTHRAADLYDLIAATPVTVNPAGEWNRTRLVVDDGRIEHWLNGFKVVETEMGTPEWEAMIAESKFADWEAFAATPEGHVVLQDHDDPVWFRNIKLRELP; the protein is encoded by the coding sequence ATGAAACGCCCTTATACCCTCCAACGCACCGCACTGCTGGCGACGGCACTGGGCAGCCTGCTGCTCACCCAGGCCTGCCAGAAAACTGAACCGGAGCCTGAATTCCAGGCCGCCAGCCCGGCGACGCTGGAGGGCGACATGATTGCCTTTCGCTCCACACTGGATAACCGGGCTCGCATGCTGACCGTGCGTCAGCCCGATGACATCAAGCTGGCGTACGATGTGGAAACCGGCAACCTGCATCAGGCCTGGCGGGGCACGGTGCACTTTACCGGCGCGGTCTTCGATACCCGGCACGGCCCTCAGCCCGTCTCCGAGGGCGATCTCTACCTGACCCAGGATGCCCGGTGGCAGACCGAAGGGGCCAGCGTTCAGTATGGCGGCCACCGTTACTCCGGGGAGCAGTTGGCGCTGCGCTACGACGTTGAGGGTGACGGCTGGAGTGCCACGGTCTGGGAAAAGCCCAGCGCCCGTCTCGAGGAACAGAACCTGATCATCACCCGGGAGTTCGCCGTCAATGGTCTGCCCAAAGGGCTGGGCCTGACCCTGACCGACCTGGCTGAGGCCGCGGACCAGACACTGGTCGGCAGCGGTGAATGGCAGGGCAGTCAGACCCTGCGCCTGAAAAACGGCGTCACCCGGGTGCAGCGTACCTTTACCGACCCGACCCGGGTCGAGCGACCGGATGAAGCGGGCGAAGGCGACCACCCCGGCCAGACCCTGGTTGAGGGCAGCGACTGCGCCGCCTGTCACAACCCGGAAATCAAGACAGTCGGCCCCTCCTACCAGTCCATTGCCGAACGCTACGACAATACCCCCGAGAACCGGACCATGCTGGCCGAGAAGATCATTCTCGGGGGCGCCGGCAATTGGGGTGATGTGCCCATGAGTCCGCACCCGGACCTCAGCCAGGAAGACGCTGAGCAGATGGTCGACTACATTTTCTCCCTGCAGGAAGAAACGGAGGGAGAAACCCGCTGGAATCTGGACCAGCCAGCCACCGATACACTGGAACTGGTGGCAGAGACCCCTGCTGACGCCACGGGAAATGGTGCGCTGGTGTACCGCCACCGTTTCAGTGGCGATCAACCCAATATCGAAAGTCTGCGCGGCACGGCCCCATCCGAAGTGGCCCGGATTTCGCGCATTCACTTCCCGGACAAGGCTTCTTTCAAGCCGCTGGATTTACGTTTCGCCTTGCAGGTAAAAACGCACCTGAAAGTGGACGAGGCGCTGGAAACCGAGTTGCGCCTGATCAGTGACGATGGCGCAGTGGTGTACCTGAACGACGAGCTGCTGATCGACAGCTGGGGCTTCCATGGTCCCGAGCCGGAAGATGCCAGCGTTACCCTTGAGCCAGGGCTCCACGCACTGGAGGTGATTCACTTCCAGAGTCACGGCGGCGCGACCCTGTCGATGCAGTGGCGCAACCCCGAAACCGGCGAGTTTGAAATCATTCCGGCGGAGATGTTGCAGATTCAGGCCGCCGATCGCCGGGACGTGGTGCCGGTGATTACCGATCCGGAACGGGTCAAAACCATCCCCGGGGACCAGACCAAAGTCGCCGGCGTACACCCCGCCTTCGATCGCTTCCAGGCCCGCCCGGACGAGTTTGAACCCATGGTCGGCGGCATTGATTTTCTGCCCGATGGCCGGATGGTCATCACCACCTGGGATCCGGAAGGCTCGGTGTATATCGTCAGCGACTATGACAAGGGCCCGGAACAGGCCAGCGTCAAACGTATCGCCCGGGGCCTGGCCGAACCGCTCGGCGTGAAGGTCGTGGACGGTGATATCTACGTGCTGCAAAAACAGGAACTGACCCGTCTTGAAGATGTGAATGGCGATGAGGTCATCGACGTCTATCACTCGGTATCCGCAGACTGGTCAGTAACGGACAACTTCCATGAATTTGCTTTTGGTCTGGAATACGAGGACGGCCACTTCTACGGTACTCTGGCCACCGCGATTCTCTCTGGCGGTGCCAGTGCTGATCCCCAGGCGCCGGATCGTGGCAAGGCCATCAAAATCCGCAAAACCGACGGGCAGGTGGAGTTCGTTGCCCACGGCCTGCGCACGCCGAACGGTATTGGCTTTGGTGTGGATGGCGAGCTGTTCATTGCCGATAACCAGGGCGACTGGTTGCCCTCCAGCAAAATCGTCGAACTGACGCCGGGGGCCTGGTATGGCTCGCGCTCGGTGGACTTCGAAGGTACCGCCGACCTGACCGAAACCAAACCGGTGGTCTGGCTGCCCCAGGACGAAATCGGCAATTCCCCCAGTGAGCCGGCACCACTGAATGTCGGCCCTTACCAGAATCAGATGATCCACGGCGAAGTGACCCACGGCGGCATCAAGCGGGTGTATGCCGAGCGGGTGAACGGCCGCTTGCAAGGTGCCGTGTTCCGCTTTATCCAGGGGCTGGAAGCCGGGGTCAACCGCCTCGACTGGGCACCGGACGGTTCACTGATCGTCGGTGGCGTCGGCAACCCGGGCAACTGGGCCGATGGTGAAAAACAGTGGTACGGACTGGAGCGTCTGGTCTACAACGGCGAGACCGCCTTCGAGATGCTCAGCGTCAGCGCCCGCTCCGACGGCTTTGTGATCGAGTTTACCGAGCCGGTGAAGGCGGGCCAGAATATCAGCCCAGAAGATTTTGAGATTCTTCAGTGGTATTACGAGCCCACCGCCGAGTATGGCGGTCCGAAAAAGAACGTCACCGAGTTGCCGGTGGAGGGCTTTGCCCTGTCGGAGGACCGCAAGCGGGTGAGCTTCAAGCTCGGCGGACTCAAGCCCGACCATGTGGTGTATTTCCGCATCGCCCGGCCCTTTGTCAGTGAGACCGACAACAGCCTGTGGACCACGGAAGCCTGGTACACCCTCAACGCCATTCCGGAAGACCAACCGGTGGCGCTCGAGGGTCGTCAGCCCCAGCACAATCAACTGACCGAGACCGAGCAGGCCGAAGGTTGGGAGCTGCTCTTTGATGGCAAAACCCTCAACGGCTTGCGCAACTACAATGCCGAGACCCTGGGTGAGCGCTGGGTGGTGGACGATGGTGCCCTGCATATGCAGGCCAACGATGGTCGCCCCGGTGGGGATGTGGTGATCACCGACGAACCTCTGGCAAGCTTCGAGCTGTACCTGGAGTGGAAGCTGGCGCGCAATGGCAATAGCGGCATCATCTACAGTGTGGATGAGTCACCGGAGTTGGAGGCGCCCTATATGAGTGGTCCGGAGTACCAACTGCTGGATAACATCGGCCACCCGGACAGTGAAATCTATACCCATCGGGCCGCCGATCTTTATGACCTGATTGCCGCCACGCCGGTCACCGTGAACCCGGCCGGCGAGTGGAACCGCACCCGTCTGGTGGTGGATGACGGACGTATCGAGCACTGGCTCAATGGCTTTAAAGTGGTGGAAACCGAGATGGGTACGCCGGAATGGGAGGCGATGATCGCCGAGAGCAAGTTTGCCGACTGGGAAGCCTTTGCGGCAACTCCGGAGGGGCATGTGGTTCTCCAGGATCACGACGACCCGGTGTGGTTCCGTAACATCAAGTTGCGGGAATTACCGTAA
- a CDS encoding Gfo/Idh/MocA family protein, whose amino-acid sequence MPHPNFNRRRFLQGLGASTALLSSGWSPHLLGSPTRKLGVALVGLGNYSRTQLAPALQLTQYCELRGIVTGSPEKIPEWQEKYGIKDANVYNYENMHTIADNPDIDVIYVVTPTSLHKKYSVIGANAGKHVWCEKPMAMDEAECQEIIDACRKNKVKLSIGYRMQHEPNTQTVMQFARDKPYGAIERIEAVAAYSGGENRSPDNWRMRAEMGGGAMYDMGVYPLNGSRYAAGVEPIAVSGRHEITHPEVFTEVDSTTHFTLEFPGGAVAECMTSFVKPGNKLEVTCAEGSYYLRPMSNYNGVQGATTDGRKLDKPIANQQAAQMDDDARAILQDMPVMVPGEEGLRDIRIVQAIFRSAREDGKRIEL is encoded by the coding sequence CTAGGCGCCTCAACCGCCCTGCTCTCTTCCGGCTGGTCACCCCACCTGCTCGGCAGTCCCACCCGCAAGTTGGGTGTCGCCCTGGTCGGTCTGGGTAACTACAGCCGCACCCAATTGGCGCCCGCACTGCAACTGACCCAATACTGCGAACTGCGCGGGATTGTCACCGGCAGCCCGGAGAAAATTCCTGAATGGCAGGAGAAGTACGGCATCAAGGACGCCAATGTGTACAACTACGAGAACATGCACACCATCGCGGATAACCCGGATATTGATGTGATTTACGTGGTGACGCCCACGAGTCTGCACAAGAAGTATTCGGTGATCGGCGCTAATGCGGGGAAGCATGTGTGGTGTGAGAAGCCGATGGCGATGGATGAAGCCGAGTGTCAGGAGATCATTGATGCCTGCCGGAAGAATAAGGTGAAGTTGAGTATCGGCTACCGGATGCAGCACGAGCCGAATACCCAGACGGTGATGCAGTTTGCCAGGGACAAACCCTACGGGGCGATTGAGCGCATTGAGGCGGTGGCGGCCTACTCCGGTGGCGAAAATCGCTCGCCGGACAACTGGCGGATGCGTGCCGAGATGGGCGGTGGTGCCATGTACGATATGGGCGTCTACCCGCTTAACGGGTCGCGTTACGCGGCGGGGGTAGAGCCCATTGCGGTATCCGGCCGCCATGAGATTACCCACCCGGAGGTGTTTACCGAGGTGGATTCCACGACGCACTTTACCCTGGAGTTTCCGGGCGGCGCGGTGGCCGAGTGTATGACCAGTTTTGTGAAGCCGGGCAATAAGCTGGAGGTGACCTGCGCGGAGGGTTCCTATTACCTGCGGCCCATGTCCAATTACAACGGAGTGCAGGGCGCCACCACCGATGGCAGGAAACTGGATAAGCCCATCGCCAACCAACAGGCCGCGCAGATGGACGACGATGCCCGGGCCATTTTGCAGGACATGCCGGTCATGGTGCCCGGCGAAGAAGGCTTGCGGGATATTCGCATTGTCCAGGCCATTTTCAGATCCGCCCGGGAGGATGGTAAGCGGATTGAGTTATAA